In Saccharicrinis fermentans DSM 9555 = JCM 21142, a genomic segment contains:
- a CDS encoding D-xylose ABC transporter substrate-binding protein, producing the protein MKNIISVMLLSVIVLLGGCKEKKTMSIGFLYPSDLTVRFNKESAFFKDYCQKQGVEVIVKTASNDESLQIELANEMIEQEVDALVLIAANVNTAAVIVRNAHAEDIPVLAYNRMIKNSDVDFFVASNNDQIGKIMVDALLKEKPSGNFVILGGDKFDKNGEELQAAVKKYLKPKIDQKQVEIVYETFVEKWDASTAAFEMDKVISLYGSDIDAVIAGYDGMSASVIDVLRANGLLGKVAVTGQDAELAGCKNVIAGNQCVTVFHPLKTIAEKGAEIAIEMAQGKNLDRFVNSSDFNGLSEIPTHRVNSIAVTKDNIDQVLIGSGFYTHKELYE; encoded by the coding sequence ATGAAAAATATTATTAGTGTCATGCTTCTTTCTGTCATCGTCCTTTTGGGGGGATGTAAAGAGAAAAAAACAATGTCAATCGGCTTTTTATATCCTTCTGATTTAACTGTGCGATTTAATAAGGAAAGTGCTTTTTTTAAAGACTATTGTCAAAAACAAGGTGTGGAAGTCATTGTTAAAACAGCATCTAACGATGAGTCTTTGCAGATAGAACTAGCCAATGAGATGATTGAACAAGAGGTGGATGCACTTGTTCTTATTGCTGCCAATGTTAATACTGCAGCTGTTATTGTTCGTAATGCGCATGCCGAAGATATACCTGTACTGGCATACAATAGGATGATAAAAAATAGTGATGTAGATTTCTTTGTGGCCAGTAATAATGATCAAATAGGTAAAATAATGGTGGATGCACTGCTCAAAGAAAAACCTTCGGGTAATTTTGTTATTTTGGGCGGAGATAAATTTGATAAGAATGGTGAGGAGTTACAGGCGGCCGTAAAAAAATATTTAAAACCTAAAATAGATCAGAAGCAAGTGGAGATAGTTTACGAAACATTTGTGGAGAAGTGGGATGCAAGTACAGCTGCTTTTGAAATGGACAAGGTGATATCTTTATATGGTTCAGATATTGATGCCGTAATTGCTGGTTATGATGGAATGTCTGCATCGGTGATTGATGTGCTTAGAGCCAATGGTCTACTGGGTAAGGTGGCCGTGACCGGACAAGACGCTGAATTGGCCGGGTGTAAAAATGTGATCGCGGGTAATCAGTGTGTTACCGTTTTTCACCCATTGAAAACCATTGCCGAAAAAGGTGCTGAGATCGCTATTGAAATGGCTCAGGGAAAAAATCTGGATCGATTTGTTAATAGCTCCGATTTTAACGGTTTAAGTGAAATTCCTACGCATAGGGTGAATTCTATTGCGGTTACAAAAGATAATATTGATCAGGTGCTGATAGGTTCAGGTTTTTATACGCATAAGGAATTGTATGAATAA